The Malus sylvestris chromosome 12, drMalSylv7.2, whole genome shotgun sequence genome contains a region encoding:
- the LOC126592825 gene encoding uncharacterized protein LOC126592825 isoform X2: MSLLVMQTSMEEHIRGGIQNYDLAKQYMAKIEEKYTRYDKAETGVYLLDLINAKFDGVGSIQEHLLKPINLSNKLNAMDVDIADQFLVHLALYSLPNDYEQIKVSYNTQKETWEIHELISICCQEEEKMEKSKHETVNLVQYRKENGKVFGTSKPTALKIGKAATKSGSPYLGSKKHTSNSAITVKSDLASTSTGLRFNKINLKKCHLCGSTEHLRKDCAGFKAWIIKKGISKHDRPN; encoded by the exons ATGTCCTTGTTAGTCATGCAAACGTCCATGGAAGAACACATCAGAGGTGGCATTCAAAATTATGACTTAGCAAAGCAATATATGGCCAAGATTGAAGAAAAGTATACAAGATATGATAAGGCTGAAACTGGGGTATATCTCTTAGACTTGATTAATGCTAAGTTCGATGGTGTGGGGAGCATTCAAGAGCATCTGCTTAAGCCTATCAATTTGTCTAACAAGCTCAATGCAATGGATGTAGACATAGCAGATCAATTTCTTGTTCATTTGGCCTTGTACTCTTTGCCCAATGATTATGAACAGATCAAAGTGAGTTATAATACTCAGAAAGAAACATGGGAAATCCATGAGTTGATCTCTATTTGCTGtcaagaagaggagaaaatgGAGAAGAGCAAGCACGAAACTGTGAATCTGGTGCAGTATAGGAAAGAAAATGGGAAAGTTTTTGGAACAAGTAAACCTACAGCACTCAAGATTGGCAAAGCTGCAACTAAGTCAGGTTCTCCTTATCTTGGTTCCAAGAAACATACTTCCAATTCTGCTATAACTGTTAAGTCTGATCTTGCCTCCACTAGCACTGGTCTTAGATTCAATAAAATAAATCTTAAAAAGTGTCATTTATGTGGTTCCACTGAGCATTTGAGAAAGGATTGTGCTGGATTTAAAGCTTGGATCATTAAGAAAG GGATTTCAAAACATGATAGACCAAATTAA
- the LOC126592825 gene encoding uncharacterized protein LOC126592825 isoform X1 encodes MSLLVMQTSMEEHIRGGIQNYDLAKQYMAKIEEKYTRYDKAETGVYLLDLINAKFDGVGSIQEHLLKPINLSNKLNAMDVDIADQFLVHLALYSLPNDYEQIKVSYNTQKETWEIHELISICCQEEEKMEKSKHETVNLVQYRKENGKVFGTSKPTALKIGKAATKSGSPYLGSKKHTSNSAITVKSDLASTSTGLRFNKINLKKCHLCGSTEHLRKDCAGFKAWIIKKGIAIINVFVTVESNMVFIPQHSWLFDTGCSVHITNSLQGFQNMIDQIKKHYNVYVGNGNKVTVESVGQVMLKLSFGYVLVLNNVLYVPSMRRNLLSTSKFVRDGFSFNGDDNCI; translated from the coding sequence ATGTCCTTGTTAGTCATGCAAACGTCCATGGAAGAACACATCAGAGGTGGCATTCAAAATTATGACTTAGCAAAGCAATATATGGCCAAGATTGAAGAAAAGTATACAAGATATGATAAGGCTGAAACTGGGGTATATCTCTTAGACTTGATTAATGCTAAGTTCGATGGTGTGGGGAGCATTCAAGAGCATCTGCTTAAGCCTATCAATTTGTCTAACAAGCTCAATGCAATGGATGTAGACATAGCAGATCAATTTCTTGTTCATTTGGCCTTGTACTCTTTGCCCAATGATTATGAACAGATCAAAGTGAGTTATAATACTCAGAAAGAAACATGGGAAATCCATGAGTTGATCTCTATTTGCTGtcaagaagaggagaaaatgGAGAAGAGCAAGCACGAAACTGTGAATCTGGTGCAGTATAGGAAAGAAAATGGGAAAGTTTTTGGAACAAGTAAACCTACAGCACTCAAGATTGGCAAAGCTGCAACTAAGTCAGGTTCTCCTTATCTTGGTTCCAAGAAACATACTTCCAATTCTGCTATAACTGTTAAGTCTGATCTTGCCTCCACTAGCACTGGTCTTAGATTCAATAAAATAAATCTTAAAAAGTGTCATTTATGTGGTTCCACTGAGCATTTGAGAAAGGATTGTGCTGGATTTAAAGCTTGGATCATTAAGAAAGGTATTGCAATCATAAATGTCTTTGTTACAGTAGAATCAAACATGGTTTTTATTCCTCAACACTCATGGTTGTTTGACACTGGTTGTTCTGTCCATATCACTAATTCATTGCAGGGATTTCAAAACATGATAGACCAAATTAAGAAGCATTACAATGTCTATGTTGGAAATGGAAACAAAGTCACTGTTGAGTCAGTTGGTCAAGTCATGTTAAAACTTTCTTTTGGTTATGTTTTAGTGTTGAATAATGTCCTTTATGTACCTTCTATGCGAAGGAActtactttcaacttcaaagTTTGTAAGGGATGGTTTTTCTTTCAATGGTGATGACAATTGTATTTGA